The region GCGTCCCAAACGCAATTTGCAAAATACGATTTCCTGCCGACTTTGACACGAAAGGGCGTCTCGACTCCCGAAAATGGCGGGGCCATTCTGATTTTATCGGAATCGGCTTCGAGAACTAACAACCGTTTCTCGCAAAGTTTGTTGAAAGCCTCCCTTACTTCATCGACCGAACTATCCAACACTTTTGCAACTTCCGCAACAGTCGGCGCTTTAGTGGTTTCAACAATTGTGTCATAGATATTGAATTTAACAGCAATCTCGAAATCCATATTTGTCTCCTAAGCTCCAGCTAATTCTAAAAACCGGCGAGCCAATTTGGGTCCCGCCCCCTCATCTTCATGCTTGAAAAACACGTAAACCTTCTGCCAATCCTGAGCCTGAATCCGCTGCAGCCAATCTTTGAGCGCTTTATCATCGTAATCCATGCGGCGAAGTCTGAAGTAGCCCCAATCGGCGGTCGAGACGACTTTAATTTCAGAATTATCCCCCATTTCAGAGAAATTCAAGGCGCAATTCTTTGAACGCAAGCTCTCAAAAACCTCTTCTTCAAACCAGGAGTGGTGGCGGAACTCAAATGTTGCCTTCCCATCCGGAATCAGTTTAAGAAAATTCTGTAGTAGGTCAATATCCTTGCGTAAATAAGGCGGTAGTTGCACTAAGATTACGCCGAGCTGTTCTCCTAAGGTTGCGGCTGTTTTAAATAGATAGTTTGTCTCTTCGTCGGTTTCCTTGAGTTTTTTAAAGTGAGTAATCTTCCGGGAGGCTTTGAGGACAAACCGAAAACTTTCAGGAACCTGCTCCTGCCAGTTTTCGAGCATTTTGGCACTTGGCAATCTATAAAACGTGTTGTTGATTTCAACTGCGGGAAGCTGGCTGCTGTAATAATTGAGCATTTCCTTGTCCGGCAGGTCTTCCGGATAAAAGGGTCCCTTCCATTCTTTGTAACTGTAGCCGCTGGTCCCGACAAATAATTTCATCGCTTACTCCTAACCCGGACACAAGCCGGAAATCCCAAATATCAAATAACAAATCCCAAGCTTGTCCCCGAATGTTCCCCGATTAAAGAATTCGGGGACAAGTTTAGTCGGGGATAAAACTCAAATTGCAAATCAAACAAAACAACAGCTACAATCAAGGGATTTTTGTCTTTAGTTGAGATTTCGAAAATTGGG is a window of candidate division KSB1 bacterium DNA encoding:
- a CDS encoding DUF72 domain-containing protein, which codes for MKLFVGTSGYSYKEWKGPFYPEDLPDKEMLNYYSSQLPAVEINNTFYRLPSAKMLENWQEQVPESFRFVLKASRKITHFKKLKETDEETNYLFKTAATLGEQLGVILVQLPPYLRKDIDLLQNFLKLIPDGKATFEFRHHSWFEEEVFESLRSKNCALNFSEMGDNSEIKVVSTADWGYFRLRRMDYDDKALKDWLQRIQAQDWQKVYVFFKHEDEGAGPKLARRFLELAGA